The following coding sequences are from one Mesorhizobium onobrychidis window:
- a CDS encoding ABC transporter ATP-binding protein, with protein MNSGVDLLRIEDVGISFAIIGGPLHAVRRANLRVLPGKVTALVGESGSGKSVISQAVMGILPNTAHVRGRILFSDPEKPGTTQDILQMPRDGPDIRALRGSRIGKIFQEPMTSLSPLHTIGNQVSESLQIHTPMARAERKARTEEMLDLVGFPNPKRAYDMYPFELSGGLRQRAMIAMALICRPALLIADEPTTALDVTIQAQILQLLRGLQTKLNMAMLLITHDLGVVANVADEVVVIYHGEIMEAGPVEAIFRRPGHPYLKGLMAAVPHFDLKPGERLKALREVPVNVGNLLGKQTAPASKGPDDVLLSVRDLKKTFTTRKSGWFGGGHQTSVRAVESVSFDIRRGECLGLVGESGSGKTTVSKILMRAVTPSGGSVIFNGGDGPIDVLEAEGGALRMLRAKIQMVFQDPVSSLSPRMTVENILSEPLEIHQRGNAASRLATVKSLMQAIGLDPRFIKRYPHSFSGGQRQRIGIARALALGPELLICDEPVSALDVSVQAQILNLLKDLQKELGLTYLFISHNLAVVDYMADRIAVMCGGRIVELAPREILLRKPVHPYTRSLVAAVPFPDLDRPMDFKTLQLSGGSDTSAWGPQFRDEGDEDMLSPLDLGGGHLVLARRSADVSELRH; from the coding sequence ATGAATTCGGGCGTTGATCTGCTGCGGATCGAGGATGTTGGCATCTCTTTTGCCATTATCGGGGGACCGTTGCATGCCGTCAGGCGTGCAAATCTTCGCGTCCTGCCCGGCAAGGTTACCGCGCTTGTGGGCGAGTCCGGTTCCGGAAAATCGGTTATCAGCCAGGCAGTGATGGGCATTTTGCCGAACACAGCCCATGTTCGCGGCCGTATCCTGTTTTCCGATCCTGAAAAGCCCGGCACGACGCAGGATATCCTCCAGATGCCGCGTGACGGACCCGATATCCGGGCGTTGAGAGGCAGCCGCATCGGCAAGATCTTCCAGGAGCCGATGACATCGCTGTCGCCGCTGCACACGATCGGCAACCAGGTCAGCGAATCCCTGCAGATTCATACGCCCATGGCTCGAGCGGAGCGCAAGGCGCGGACCGAGGAAATGCTCGACCTTGTCGGTTTTCCCAATCCCAAGCGCGCCTATGACATGTATCCCTTTGAACTTTCGGGAGGATTGCGTCAACGCGCCATGATCGCCATGGCGCTTATCTGCCGGCCCGCCTTGTTGATCGCCGACGAGCCGACGACGGCGTTGGACGTCACCATCCAGGCGCAAATCCTGCAATTGCTGCGCGGGCTTCAGACCAAGCTGAACATGGCGATGCTACTGATCACCCATGACCTCGGCGTGGTCGCCAATGTTGCCGACGAGGTCGTGGTCATCTACCATGGCGAGATCATGGAAGCGGGACCTGTCGAGGCGATATTCCGCCGGCCAGGTCACCCTTACCTGAAGGGCCTGATGGCAGCCGTTCCGCATTTCGATCTGAAGCCTGGCGAAAGGCTAAAAGCGCTCCGCGAGGTGCCGGTGAATGTCGGGAACCTGCTCGGCAAGCAGACGGCGCCGGCGTCGAAGGGCCCGGACGACGTCCTGCTGTCGGTCAGGGATCTGAAAAAGACCTTCACCACCCGCAAGTCCGGATGGTTCGGCGGGGGTCATCAAACCTCTGTTCGCGCCGTGGAAAGCGTGAGCTTCGATATCAGGCGGGGTGAGTGCCTGGGTCTGGTCGGCGAAAGCGGCTCCGGCAAAACCACCGTCAGCAAGATCCTCATGCGGGCTGTCACCCCTAGCGGCGGCTCGGTGATCTTCAACGGCGGCGATGGACCGATCGACGTCTTGGAAGCCGAGGGAGGCGCCCTGCGCATGCTGCGCGCGAAAATCCAGATGGTCTTCCAGGATCCGGTTTCGTCGCTTTCACCTCGCATGACGGTGGAGAACATCTTGAGCGAGCCGCTGGAAATCCATCAACGTGGCAATGCCGCGTCCCGACTCGCCACGGTCAAGAGCCTGATGCAGGCAATCGGGCTCGATCCGCGCTTCATCAAGCGTTATCCGCACAGTTTCTCCGGCGGGCAGCGTCAGCGTATCGGCATCGCGCGCGCGTTGGCGCTGGGGCCTGAACTCCTGATCTGCGACGAGCCGGTTTCGGCGCTCGATGTCTCTGTCCAGGCGCAGATCCTGAACCTGCTGAAGGATCTGCAGAAGGAACTGGGCCTGACCTACCTGTTCATATCCCACAACCTGGCGGTGGTGGACTACATGGCAGACCGCATCGCGGTGATGTGCGGCGGGCGTATCGTCGAGCTTGCGCCGCGCGAAATCCTGCTTAGGAAACCGGTCCACCCCTACACCCGCTCACTGGTTGCCGCAGTACCTTTCCCCGATCTCGACAGGCCGATGGATTTCAAGACGCTGCAGCTCAGCGGTGGTTCCGACACCAGCGCATGGGGACCGCAATTCCGCGACGAGGGCGACGAGGATATGCTGTCGCCGCTCGATCTTGGCGGCGGCCACCTCGTGCTGGCCCGACGTTCGGCCGATGTCAGCGAGCTACGCCATTGA
- a CDS encoding adenylate/guanylate cyclase domain-containing protein → MSTARAEISTILMDKVADWLTQSALAGNDLETLVKGFCERLAAAGLPLKRVHLSFSMLHPLYDALGFTWLRGQGMEVEGFRKEDGVHSDRFLTSPYYHLLSNKLDHLRRRLETSVPSEFPVFDELRLMGVTDYMAFVHPFNGNTSQGMIGSWSTDSASGFSDSMISALLRIQNHLAIATKMAVLTKLADNMMTTYLGGDAGRRVLDGQIKRGEGDTIRAALVMADMRGSTRLAETSGREIYIDTLNQFFDAIAAPFNRRGGQIMSFIGDGFIAVYPCERHRAQSEIACQAALAATHKATARMMDLNLRRKEQGLGDIEFGIGLHVGNVMFGNVGLTDRLTFSVFGSAVNEVQRLQTLTKKYPHSVLASKDFAGYCGANSWLTLGKEGLAGIKQKLTVLSPDLSGALALDEDGTLEPIYDRISDAEQVMLLHRDAARLSAGAARKLQ, encoded by the coding sequence ATGAGCACAGCGCGAGCAGAAATTTCCACCATTCTCATGGATAAGGTTGCCGATTGGCTGACCCAATCGGCGCTGGCGGGCAACGACCTGGAAACATTGGTAAAGGGCTTTTGTGAACGGCTGGCTGCTGCCGGCCTGCCGCTGAAGCGGGTGCATTTGAGCTTTTCGATGCTTCATCCGCTTTATGACGCGCTTGGCTTCACCTGGCTTCGCGGCCAGGGCATGGAAGTGGAAGGCTTCCGCAAAGAGGACGGCGTTCATTCTGACAGATTCCTGACCAGCCCATACTACCATCTGCTCAGCAACAAGCTCGACCATCTGCGGCGCCGGCTCGAAACGTCGGTGCCGTCGGAATTTCCTGTTTTCGATGAACTCAGGCTTATGGGCGTGACCGATTACATGGCTTTCGTCCATCCCTTCAACGGCAATACCAGTCAGGGCATGATCGGGTCCTGGTCCACCGACAGCGCTTCAGGCTTCAGCGACAGCATGATTTCAGCGCTGCTGCGCATCCAGAATCATCTCGCTATCGCAACCAAGATGGCGGTGCTCACCAAGCTGGCCGACAACATGATGACCACTTATCTCGGCGGCGACGCCGGCAGGCGCGTGCTGGACGGCCAGATCAAGCGCGGCGAGGGCGACACAATCCGGGCCGCACTGGTCATGGCCGATATGCGCGGGTCGACAAGGCTTGCCGAAACTTCCGGCCGCGAAATCTACATCGATACGCTGAACCAGTTTTTCGATGCCATTGCTGCACCTTTCAATCGCAGAGGCGGGCAGATCATGAGTTTCATAGGTGATGGCTTTATTGCCGTCTACCCTTGCGAAAGGCACCGTGCGCAGTCCGAGATCGCCTGCCAGGCTGCTCTTGCGGCAACGCACAAGGCCACCGCGCGCATGATGGATCTCAATCTGCGCAGAAAGGAGCAGGGATTGGGCGACATAGAATTTGGCATCGGCCTGCATGTCGGCAATGTGATGTTCGGCAATGTCGGACTTACCGACCGGCTCACATTCTCTGTCTTCGGCTCGGCTGTAAACGAGGTCCAGCGCCTCCAGACCCTGACCAAGAAATATCCGCACAGCGTTCTCGCCAGTAAGGACTTCGCCGGCTATTGCGGCGCCAACAGCTGGCTGACGCTCGGCAAGGAGGGACTGGCGGGTATCAAACAGAAGCTGACGGTGCTTTCACCCGATCTGTCGGGTGCTCTCGCACTCGATGAGGACGGCACGCTGGAGCCGATTTACGACCGAATATCCGACGCCGAGCAGGTCATGCTGCTTCATCGCGATGCCGCGCGGCTGTCGGCGGGCGCCGCGAGGAAGCTCCAGTAA
- a CDS encoding DUF3095 domain-containing protein, translated as METAAASDPFVASLPVFAKFESVADIDNYRPLPDGWALATADIVGSTKAIEAGRYKTVNMAGASVISALLNALGRKDLPFVFGGDGALVAFPGSALEITRNALAAVQRWVADELDLTLRAAIVPIKDIRAQGLDVRVARFRASEAVFYAMFAGGGGSWAEAEMKAGRYRIDPAPAGARPDLTGLSCRWNPIEARHGEIVSIIAIPGASRDLRGFQFLASDIIALAGGQERDGHPLPVNGPAYSFSPAGLDIEARAMAPAGWRWLSKLWILFQLTLTAVTDRYGWTIGSFDPKIYKRDVASNSDFRKFDDGLKMTIDIDADVLQRIENRLKQAEEAGICNYGLHRQKSALMTCLVASPLQRDHVHFIDGAAGGYAMAAASLKAKVPV; from the coding sequence ATGGAAACAGCTGCCGCGTCCGACCCGTTTGTCGCTTCTTTGCCGGTCTTCGCAAAGTTCGAAAGCGTTGCCGATATCGATAACTATCGGCCTCTCCCGGATGGCTGGGCGCTGGCCACCGCCGACATCGTCGGCTCGACCAAGGCGATCGAGGCTGGGCGCTATAAAACCGTCAATATGGCCGGCGCCAGCGTCATTTCGGCGCTGCTCAATGCGCTGGGTCGGAAAGATCTTCCCTTTGTCTTCGGCGGCGACGGCGCGCTCGTGGCGTTTCCCGGCTCGGCGCTGGAGATCACCCGCAACGCGCTGGCGGCTGTCCAGAGATGGGTGGCGGACGAACTGGACCTGACCTTGCGTGCCGCAATCGTGCCGATAAAGGATATAAGAGCGCAAGGCCTCGACGTTCGCGTGGCGAGGTTCCGGGCCTCCGAAGCGGTCTTCTATGCCATGTTCGCCGGCGGTGGCGGCAGTTGGGCGGAAGCCGAGATGAAAGCGGGGCGCTACCGCATCGATCCTGCGCCGGCCGGCGCGCGGCCGGATCTGACCGGCCTCTCCTGCCGCTGGAACCCGATCGAAGCCCGGCATGGCGAAATCGTCTCGATCATAGCCATACCTGGGGCGTCGCGCGACTTGCGCGGTTTTCAGTTTCTGGCTTCCGACATCATCGCCCTTGCCGGCGGGCAGGAACGCGATGGCCACCCGTTGCCGGTGAACGGGCCGGCCTACAGTTTTTCGCCCGCCGGCCTCGATATCGAGGCGAGGGCCATGGCGCCGGCAGGATGGCGGTGGCTGTCGAAGCTGTGGATATTGTTCCAGCTGACGCTTACAGCTGTCACCGATAGATATGGCTGGACGATCGGCAGTTTCGATCCGAAGATCTACAAACGCGACGTGGCCAGCAATTCGGATTTCCGGAAGTTCGACGACGGCTTGAAGATGACTATCGACATTGACGCGGATGTGTTGCAACGGATCGAGAACCGGCTGAAACAGGCGGAAGAGGCGGGCATCTGCAACTATGGCCTGCACCGCCAGAAATCGGCCTTGATGACATGCCTCGTCGCCTCGCCGCTGCAGCGCGATCACGTTCATTTCATCGATGGCGCCGCCGGCGGCTATGCGATGGCCGCCGCAAGCCTGAAGGCGAAGGTGCCGGTCTGA
- a CDS encoding glycosyltransferase family 4 protein — MRIAFYAPLKSPNHPVASGDRQMARMLVKALEHGGHSVELASELRLYLRKPESKSFDALKIEAREEAARLTKLWDRDGKPDLWFSYHPYYKAPDLIGPELASAFAIPYVTAEASYSRRRNAGLWADTQALVARAVEQAALNICFTQRDRQGLTDAIPDAALGMLSPFIDTSVFREMPARGCPTRLVTVAMMRPGDKVESYRMLAQALGPIGHLPWTMSVVGDGPARDEVKAQFAGLPADRIEWLGAIEPAAVPDVLYSGGIYVWPGYGEAYGVAYLEAQAAGLPVVAQDIAGVPEVVRDGQTGFLTPPGDVAAFASATERLLARNDERTIMAAEARRFILEERSLGVAAARLAELLAKIPDS; from the coding sequence ATGCGAATTGCCTTCTACGCGCCGCTGAAGTCGCCCAATCATCCCGTTGCCTCCGGCGACCGCCAGATGGCACGGATGCTGGTCAAGGCGCTGGAGCATGGAGGGCATAGCGTCGAACTAGCATCCGAATTGCGCCTCTATCTACGCAAACCGGAGTCGAAAAGTTTCGATGCTCTCAAGATCGAGGCCCGAGAGGAAGCCGCGCGGCTGACAAAGCTTTGGGATCGTGACGGCAAGCCCGATCTCTGGTTCTCCTATCATCCCTATTACAAGGCGCCCGACCTGATCGGACCCGAGCTGGCGTCGGCCTTTGCTATCCCCTATGTGACAGCGGAAGCCTCCTATTCGAGGCGGCGCAACGCCGGTTTGTGGGCCGATACGCAAGCGTTGGTGGCGCGAGCCGTCGAACAGGCAGCGCTGAACATCTGCTTCACGCAAAGGGATCGTCAGGGACTGACAGATGCGATTCCCGACGCCGCTCTCGGCATGCTTTCGCCCTTCATCGACACATCGGTATTTCGGGAAATGCCGGCACGGGGTTGTCCGACGCGCCTCGTTACCGTCGCCATGATGCGCCCGGGCGACAAAGTCGAAAGCTATCGCATGCTGGCGCAGGCGCTCGGTCCGATCGGCCACCTGCCCTGGACCATGTCGGTGGTCGGGGATGGGCCTGCCCGTGACGAGGTCAAAGCGCAATTCGCCGGCTTGCCCGCCGACCGTATCGAATGGCTTGGCGCGATTGAGCCAGCCGCCGTGCCGGATGTCCTCTACAGTGGGGGAATTTACGTCTGGCCGGGTTACGGCGAGGCCTATGGCGTTGCCTATCTTGAAGCACAGGCCGCCGGCCTTCCGGTGGTGGCTCAGGACATCGCCGGCGTGCCGGAGGTCGTGCGGGATGGTCAGACCGGGTTTCTCACCCCGCCGGGCGATGTGGCGGCGTTCGCTTCTGCCACTGAAAGGCTTCTGGCCCGTAACGACGAAAGAACCATCATGGCCGCGGAAGCCAGACGTTTCATCCTCGAAGAACGCTCCCTCGGTGTTGCAGCGGCGCGTCTGGCCGAACTTCTTGCGAAGATCCCGGATTCATGA